AGAGCCTCCACCGAGCGATCATCGAAGACCCGGGCAAAGTGCGGGAGTTCTTGGAAGCGCTGCGGCTGGCAGAGGTCGAGTTGGGCAATGGCGTGGACCGCAAAAGCCAGTATCGCATCGCCCGGGTTGACGCACTTGGCGATAGCACCGTCGACCTGCGGGTCGAGAACATCACGTTTCACCCCCACGAGCAGATCTACTTCGAATTCGAGTTCAAGGGTGTGGGCTATTTCCTCGTGGCCTCGCCCCGGGCTTCACGCGAACCGGACATCATCGAGATCAGTTATCCCAAGGCGATCTACGAGGCCGAGCGCCGCGATCTGTTTCGCGAATCGGTCACGGACCGCAACGCGTCGTCCAACAACGCTTCGTCCAACCACGTCGAGTTCCACGACGGAAGCGGCATGACCCGGACCGCTGCACTGCGGGACGTCTCGTATCAGGGCTTGTCCCTCGCGGTGCCCAAAAAACACGCGCGGGAACTCCGCTTCCCGTTGGCGTTGAAGTTCCTGGACGGGGATCGCAAGGGTGAGTCGGTCTACGGCGACCTCAAACACACCCGCGGCGATACTTTGAAAAAGGGCTGGGTTCAGTTGGGCATGTCGATCAGCCGGGTCCCGACCGGAAAATTGATCGACGTCGAACGCCATCGCTCTTTGCTCGGCGGCGGTGCCGGGGCTTCGGCCTGGCGCCGGATCTCTTTTGCCGGAGCAATGGCCAAGGGAGGCTCGGCCCGGGTCGTGAACCGACTGCGGCGTCCGCTGCCGCATCCAGACATCGACGTCGTCGAGTATCTGAACAATCGAGGTCAGCGCATTCGCGCGATCATCAACCATACGGGGGACTGTCGGGGTGCTCCGGCGGTCGTGATTCCCCCCGCGTGGGGGCGAACCAAGGAGACCATGCTGCCCCTGGCCGCAACCCTGATTCGCATGTTCGAAAAGGCGGGCCAGCCGCTGGTCGTGCTGCGCTTCGATGGCACGAACCGGCGCGGTGAATCGTACATCGATCCCCGCTACTCGAACCCGGGTGACGAATACCTGGGCTTTCGTTTTTCCCAAGCAGTTGACGACATCACTGCGAGCCTCGATTTCCTTGAGCACGACTCACGCTTTGGGACCCGCGAGATGGTTCTTCTCACCATCAGCATGGGGGCGATAGAGGGGCGACGTGCGATTGCCCAGGAAACCCGCGATCGACTCAAGGGCTGGGTTTCCCTGGTTGGAATGGTCGATCTTCAGTCGGGGTTGCGATCCGTGTCGGGCGGCGTTGACTACGCCTACGGACTTGCACAAGGGTTGAAGTTCGGTCGCCATGAGTTGGTCGGCGTGACTGCGGACATGGACCTCACCGGTGGTGATGCTTTCGAACACCGGCTGGTCTTGTTCGAAGATGCAAAGCGCGACATGGAGAGAATCAAGATTCCCATCACCTGGTTGCATGGACGCTACGACGCATGGATGGATCTCGACCGAGTGCGAAACTTGCTTTCGGCCGGAGACATCAGAGAGCGCCGCTTGATCGAAGTCCCCACCGGTCATCAGTTGCGGAGCAGTCGTCAGGCCCTCGAAACTTTTCAAGTGACCAGCCGCGAGGTTTCCAGCATGCTGCTGGGTCGAGAGCTCGAGCCCGCGCTTCCGGATCTGGCGACGCTAGAAGGGCACTCAAAGGCAGAACGTTCGAGGCGACCCAAAATTTCTGTCGACCTGCGGGCCTTCTGGCGTGACTATCTGTTGGGGCGGGATCGCAATCTCGGAATCGAATTGATGACCGCGACTTCGGCCTATCGGCGGTTGATGTCTCTGCAGCTCGAAAGACTCGGGCTCGAGCGATCTCAACACGTGCTCGACCTGGGATCGGGTGCGGGAGATTTTCCACTGCGA
This region of Myxococcales bacterium genomic DNA includes:
- a CDS encoding methyltransferase domain-containing protein — translated: MLNVQSRLQPLSGRSLKSLHRAIIEDPGKVREFLEALRLAEVELGNGVDRKSQYRIARVDALGDSTVDLRVENITFHPHEQIYFEFEFKGVGYFLVASPRASREPDIIEISYPKAIYEAERRDLFRESVTDRNASSNNASSNHVEFHDGSGMTRTAALRDVSYQGLSLAVPKKHARELRFPLALKFLDGDRKGESVYGDLKHTRGDTLKKGWVQLGMSISRVPTGKLIDVERHRSLLGGGAGASAWRRISFAGAMAKGGSARVVNRLRRPLPHPDIDVVEYLNNRGQRIRAIINHTGDCRGAPAVVIPPAWGRTKETMLPLAATLIRMFEKAGQPLVVLRFDGTNRRGESYIDPRYSNPGDEYLGFRFSQAVDDITASLDFLEHDSRFGTREMVLLTISMGAIEGRRAIAQETRDRLKGWVSLVGMVDLQSGLRSVSGGVDYAYGLAQGLKFGRHELVGVTADMDLTGGDAFEHRLVLFEDAKRDMERIKIPITWLHGRYDAWMDLDRVRNLLSAGDIRERRLIEVPTGHQLRSSRQALETFQVTSREVSSMLLGRELEPALPDLATLEGHSKAERSRRPKISVDLRAFWRDYLLGRDRNLGIELMTATSAYRRLMSLQLERLGLERSQHVLDLGSGAGDFPLRLVESCGADMNLRVTEVDFVTEALRRGRTRLQDHLKLATTTNQISTASVAANLDISTGVHIPLGDEIADAALLSLLISYLEDAEGLVREVARVLRPGGRLVLSSLSRDADISKIYVDGIAELPPDRVQALFGETGMSEFGELQRWFLSDAAKLLDLEEEGRFRFWDADELADMVAAAGFEHVRSEPSFGDPPQAVVISAIRRA